A single region of the Metarhizium brunneum chromosome 6, complete sequence genome encodes:
- the APE3_1 gene encoding Aminopeptidase Y, which yields MKLYNACLYAGLLTATAATELLTPDKVEAGIQKDRLENILWNLNKIGDDHGGNRAFGTSGYKASLDFVLERVVNRFGKHLNTFVQPFDHLFHQVKKIQVKGPDGAQVYVISLQYNPGTPLPDGITGELVHVPYEADRGSGCFEDQWKNIDAQGKVALLKRGGCAFADMTLLAKAAGAKAVIFYNNTPGKNYSTATLQAKNVGKLIPSGLVSLEDGEAWAARVAAGDKLSVTLVVDAVSETRETWNIISETKAGDKNNVVMLGAHLDSVLPGPGVNDDGSGTAALLEIIEQLIRYDGIKNTVRVAWWGAEESGLIGSLYYGSNLTEAEADRIKFYFNYDMIGSPHPEFVVYANDEGHKFGGAPLFDYLQAQGKPAEYKKFGSSSDYVAFLNLGIPSSGLFTGASPDTDPCYHQACDTVNNINWDALTVNTKAAARVAAQFALSLEGVPPRNKTTINPRSRRGVRRAFDDWAEAVDVAEKTHNCGSGDSLY from the exons ATGAAGCTGTACAATGCCTGCCTCTACGCCGGCCTGTTGACGGcaaccgccgccaccgagcTTCTCACCCCGGACAAGGTGGAGGCCGGCATTCAAAAGGACCG GCTGGAAAACATCCTCTGGAATCTGAACAAGATCGGCGACGACCACGGTGGAAACAGGGCGTTTGGCACAAGCGGCTACAAGGCGTCGCTGGACTTTGTCCTCGAACGCGTCGTCAACCGCTTTGGCAAACACCTCAACACCTTTGTCCAGCCCTTTGACCACCTCTTCCACCAAGTAAAGAAGATCCAAGTCAAGGGCCCCGACGGCGCCCAAGTGTACGTCATCTCCCTGCAGTACAACCCGGGCACTCCCCTTCCCGACGGCATCACCGGCGAGCTCGTCCATGTGCCCTACGAGGCGGACCGGGGCAGCGGCTGCTTTGAGGACCAGTGGAAGAACATTGATGCCCAGGGAAAGGTTGCCCTGCTGAAGCGAGGAGGCTGTGCCTTTGCCGACATGACGCTGCTGGCAAAGGCAGCCGGAGCCAAGGCCGTCATCTTCTACAACAACACCCCCGGCAAGAACTACAGCACCGCTACGCTGCAGGCGAAAAACGTCGGCAAGCTGATTCCGTCTGGGCTCGTTTCCCTAGAGGACGGTGAAGCCTGGGCCGCGCgtgttgccgccggcgacaAGCTCAGCGTCACCCTggtcgtcgatgccgtctCCGAAACCCGCGAGACGTGGAACATCATCTCGGAGACCAAAGCCGGCGACAAGAACAATGTCGTCATGCTGGGCGCCCATCTGGACAGCGTCCTCCCGGGGCCCGGGGTCAACGACGACGGCAGCGGAACCGCCGCCTTGCTGGAGATTATCGAGCAGTTGATTCGATATGACGGCATCAAGAATACGGTTCGCGTCGCGTGGTGGGGAGCAGAGGAGAGCGGCTTGATCGGATCGTTGTACTACGGTTCCAACCTCACCGAGGCGGAAGCCGACCGCATCAAGTTCTACTTCAACTACGACATGATTGGATCGCCCCACCCCGAGTTTGTCGTCTACGCAAACGACGAGGGACACAAGTTTGGCGGCGCACCCTTGTTCGACTATTTACAGGCTCAGGGCAAGCCAGCCGAGTACAA GAAATTCGGTTCTTCGTCCGACTACGTCGCTTTTCTCAACCTGGGAATTCCATCGTCGGGCCTATTCACTGGTGCCTCGCCCGACACTGACCCGTGTTACCACCAGGCTTGCGATAccgtcaacaacatcaactGGGATGCCCTGACTgtcaacaccaaggccgcGGCCCGGGTTGCGGCCCAATTTGCGCTGAGCCTGGAGGGTGTTCCGCCCAGGAACAAGACGACGATTAACCCAAGAAGCAGACGGGGTGTCAGGAGAGCGTTCGATGACTGGGCTGAGGCCGTGGACGTGGCTGAGAAGACACACAACTGCGGCTCGGGCGATAGTCTGTATTAG
- the imt1_1 gene encoding Inositol phosphoceramide mannosyltransferase 1 produces the protein MASKQLCVTARISLIVALFIISLQLLAHLTASSLRSPSPRDSRKGTPRLARQIPASELLSRRPTDTGGPIPKIFHQSWKTLELPARFRHWSLSCRRKHPDWEWVVWTDEDNLALVQKHFPWLEEAYRGLPGVIYQADLARNLYMYIYGGVYADLDTECLRPTEDLQWAHGPLFNQQGSIPVPATAIFGRMGNDPDFEHSIPNAWMASTPGHRFFLAALQDFMDLYNQTTREGGELPDPESVTGPVALRDALARYESNRVLHGPRINDAVAGLARGGPFPHTPAEEPRVLLLPSHALYAYSWGGDGEDVRDMCWVVNDGFDAGRCKDRLDTRGRGSISITYWSHTHSPTGHDEENMKHIAE, from the exons ATGGCGTCCAAGCAATTGTGCGTCACGGCCAGAATCAGCTTAATCGTAGCACTCTTTATAATTTCCCTCCAACTGCTAGCTCATCTCACCGCGTCTTCATTACGGAGCCCATCCCCGAGGGACTCGAGGAAAGGGACGCCGCGTCTGGCCAGGCAAATACCCGCGAGTGAGCTCTTGTCCCGACGCCCAACAGACACCGGGGGTCCGATTCCCAAGATCTTTCACCAGAGCTGGAAGACTTTGGAGCTGCCGGCGCGATTCCGACACTGGAGTCTGTCGTGTCGTCGGAAGCACCCAGACTGGGAATGGGTCGTCTGGACCGACGAGGATAACCTGGCGCTGGTTCAGAAACATTTTCCCTGGCTTGAGGAGGCCTACCGCGGCCTGCCGGGAGTCATCTATCAGGCAGACCTGGCGCGGAATCtctacatgtacatatacGGGGG CGTGTACGCCGACCTCGACACCGAGTGTTTACGCCCGACAGAAGACCTGCAATGGGCGCATGGACCGCTGTTTAATCAACAAGGTAGCATTCCTGTGCCGGCCACGGCAATCTTTGGCCGAATGGGCAACGACCCCGACTTTGAGCATTCGATTCCCAATGCCTGGATGGCTTCGACGCCCGGCCATCGGTTCTTTCTGGCCGCGCTACAGGACTTCATGGACCTGTATAACCAGACGACGCGAGAGGGCGGAGAGTTGCCTGATCCAGAGAGCGTGACCGGCCCGGTCGCGTTGCGAGATGCCCTGGCCCGGTACGAGAGCAACAGGGTCTTGCATGGGCCTCGCATcaacgacgccgtcgccggcctcgctCGCGGCGGGCCGTTTCCGCACACGCCTGCCGAGGAACCACGGGTGCTTTTGCTGCCGAGCCATGCGCTGTACGCGTACAGTTGGGGCGGGGACGGAGAGGACGTGCGTGACATGTGCTGGGTGGTCAACGATGGTTTCGACGCTGGGCGCTGCAAAGACCGGCTGGACACTCGTGGCAGAGGAAGCATATCCATCACCTATTGGAGCCACACGCATTCTCCAACGGGCCACGATGAGGAGAACATGAAGCACATTGCCGAGTGA
- the IRC22-2 gene encoding Increased recombination centers protein 22-2: protein MLFSSLLSVFALHIFGAAAADAAAPAADDSASPKTPDLAAVVKTTFPDSDILGVRLINGRPTKALVEITNKEDAPIQISVLAGVLATAKTLPEGTPAYQGIIRNLTVVQYNHAIEAGETKSFTYSFALDMQPQDVKLQIAAVIANANGDMYQVQAHDGLAAIVEAPTSFLDPQIIFLYLVLSAAFGGTLYFVYKTWIEALFPQAKRSKSSSSGPKKAKKSADADAALSGSESAAATTGSKTYDESWIPDHHINRPVAKRVKSTPKKKVVE from the exons ATGTTGTTCTCCTCGCTGCTCTCCGTGTTTGCTCTGCACATCTTTGGCGCGGCTGCG GCCGACGCCGCtgcgcccgccgccgacgacagtGCTTCCCCCAAGACGCCTGATCTCGCTGCCGTCGTCAAGACCACCTTCCCCGACTCCGACATCCTCGGCGTGCGCCTCATCAACGGCCGGCCGACCAAGGCCCTCGTCGAAATCACCAACAAGGAAGATGCGCCCATCCAAATCtccgtcctcgccggcgtccTGGCCACCGCAAAGACTCTCCCCGAGGGAACCCCCGCCTACCAGGGCATCATTCGCAACCTGACGGTCGTGCAGTACAACCACGCCATCGAGGCCGGCGAGACCAAGAGCTTCACCTACTCCTTCGCTCTTGACATGCAGCCCCAGGATGTGAAGCTGCAgatcgccgccgtcatcgccaacgccaacggcGACATGTACCAGGTCCAGGCCCACgatggcctcgccgccattgtcgaaGCTCCCACCAGCTTCCTCGACCCGCAAAT CATCTTCCTCTACCTCGTCCTGTCCGCCGCGTTCGGCGGAACCCTCTACTTTGTCTACAAGACCTGGATCGAAGCCCTCTTCCCGCAAGCCAAGCGCTCCAAGTCCTCATCCAGCGGCcccaaaaaggccaagaagtccgccgacgccgacgccgccctCTCCGGCTCCGAGTCCGCTGCCGCCACCACCGGCAGCAAGACCTACGACGAGAGCTGGATCCCTGACCACCACATCAACCGCCCCGTCGCGAAGCGCGTCAAGTCTAcccccaagaagaaggttgTCGAGTAG
- the FYV4 gene encoding mitochondrial 37S ribosomal protein mS41 — protein sequence MRAPGLRASLRLFANAPLSHGIQIRHLHKTRPPHTIPQPRPFVPDVPTFLTLIGRGLNKHASKFPSWDSLFALTSPELRELGIEPPRNRRYLLQWMQRYRRGALGPGGDFEFVKDGEAILKVATPPASVVSDAKWVVNVPQSQEPEAEAPTPESLALPRPKGYTVRGLKSIAGPYATPLPEGAGAVVKVTEGMWEQRRGRKIDGGERRRAEVRFKRRSTERRAEREAEMMAKL from the coding sequence ATGAGGGCCCCCGGCCTCCGAGCTTCTCTGCGCCTCTTCGCAAATGCACCTCTCTCCCACGGCATCCAAATCAGACACTTGCACAAGACCCGACCTCCGCATACGATACCCCAGCCTCGCCCCTTTGTCCCCGACGTACCTACCTTCCTGACCCTCATCGGGCGCGGCCTGAACAAACACGCCTCCAAATTCCCGTCATGGGACTCCCTCTTCGCCCTCACCTCGCCTGAGCTCAGAGAGCTGGGGATCGAGCCGCCGCGAAACAGACGTTATCTCCTTCAGTGGATGCAGCGATACCGCAGAGGCGCGCTCGGTCCCGGCGGCGACTTCGAAttcgtcaaggacggcgaggccatCCTCAAGGTCGCCACGCCACCTGCCTCGGTGGTCAGCGACGCAAAATGGGTCGTCAACGTCCCTCAGAGCCAGGAGCCCGAAGCCGAGGCCCCAACGCCCGAGTCGTTGGCGCTACCCCGGCCAAAGGGCTACACAGTCCGCGGACTCAAGTCCATAGCCGGCCCGTACGCCACGCCCCTTCCCGAGGGGGCAGGtgccgtcgtcaaagtcaCAGAGGGCATGTGGGAGCAGCGCCGCGGGAGAAAGATTGACGGTGGCGAGCGTCGCAGAGCAGAGGTGCGGTTCAAGAGACGATCTACTGAGCGGCGGGCGGAGAGAGAGGcagagatgatggcgaaaCTATAG